In Pieris rapae chromosome 10, ilPieRapa1.1, whole genome shotgun sequence, the genomic window CGATTCACTGTCATTCTCTCCGTCTGTTTCGAAAAGTACCTCTTCAGACCTAAAAAATTAGAAGAAAAAATTGTCGTTAATGTCTACAAACACACTGTGAACGTGAGcattaatgaaacaaatgaagaGATTTACTTACTCTAGTGGAGGGGGCGTGGGGAGTGGCTTGTCAAAGCCTTCCTTGCCAAGTAGCCAGTAAGTGTGCATAGCACCCTTTCCCTTGATCTGCGTGAGGCCACGCGAGCGCAAACGGAATCCGCCTGCCGCCGCTAACCTTTCTGCAGTCGCAGTGGACACCTGCACGCGCCATGCCGCTCCCGTTGACTCCATACGAGAAGCCGTATTGACGGTATCTCCAAACAAACAGTATCGCGGCATGGTAAGGCCGACAACGCCAGCACAGCAGGGTCCAGTGTGTAATCCAATTCGCAGATGAAGCGGGGTGGATGGCGAATGCCTTATACGAAACCGACCAGCTAAGTGGAGCAAATGTAACGCCATAGTGGCAACTGCTTGAGCATGATCCGTACTACGTATTGGCAGACCGCCGACTACCATATACGCATCACCAATTGTCTCTACCTGCAATTGGAGCTATTAACACACCTTTACTtcgaaaaaaaggaaaaataatgaaattgtagTTCAAACCTTGTATACAGCGTATTGTTCGATTGCTGCGTCAAAAGTAGTATATAAGTCATTAAGGAGATCGACAACTTGCACGGGCGTTGCTCTCGCAGCAATAGAAGTAAAACCCACGATATCGCTGAAGTAAATTGACACCTCCTCGAACATTTCGGGTTCCACGCGAAGTCCTAACAGCAACCGCTCTGCCACGGTTCTAGATAAGAAAAAGTCAGTTGAACGTTACAAGAATGTACTCGAACCAATTGCCAGTATGGCAACGCTTGTTATACTTGGTAAGCATTCTATACGTGGGAAGCATTCTATACCTGGGAAGCATTCTATACTTGGGAAGCATTCTATACCTGGGAAGCATTCTATACCTGGGAAGCATTCTATACCTGGGAAGCATTCTGTTCAACAACTGCTCCGTTTTTTTCTTCTCGATGTCCAATTGCTCTGTTCGTTCCTTAATTAATTCTTCTAAATTATTGctatatttttctaacattTCAAACATTGAATCCATGATGTTTACTTTTCTAAAACAATTAAGTTCATCGTGAAATggttaaagtaaatttcaaaCTGTAGATGGGGCAACGTGAGTCAGTACCGTCCACTGTGCAATTGGCGAAAAACCTCGTGAAGACGGTCAAAGTCAGGGCGATGCTCAGGTTGCTCGCTCCAGCACTGACGCATAATACTGACCGCTTCAGGCGGCGCTGCACCCATTGACACTGACGGTCTGATTAATGGCGGTGGACGACACAGTTTCTCcactatttctataaaaaagtttacatGATATTTCCCGACAAccactaaatataatatgaaagtaCATACAGCACGTGTAGAATTATGTTACCTTCAGGCGTAAAGCTGAGCATACAGTAGGGTTCCCCACGAACGATGACTTCTTGCATGATGATAGAAAAGGAGAACACGTCAGCTGACTGAGTAGGGGGCATTGCATCGCCGACTCTCAGCACCTCAGGCGCGCTCCATAGCAAGTCGCGGGGGCACCGTAGTCCTATGGGCATCCCCTGAGCATGCCCTAGCTGGGCAACACCATAGTCTGACACTCGCAGCACCCACCGCGCATCGACAAGACAGGCACGTGAAGTAAGGCAGCCATGGGCGCGTAGTGGTGACGCGTGTAGATAGCGCATTCCTCTAACCAGGTCCGTCAGCAGTGACAGCCGAAATGTCCAGTCTAGCCGCAGCTCATCCGCCTGCAATACTGCTTGAAGGGAGCCGCGCGCACCCGCACCGTACACCAATGCAGGTCGTGCAACACAGACACACCCTGCACACACACACTGTTGTAGTACTTAATATACGCTCTCCTAATCTAGCAAGAGCGTACTAATAACACGACATGTTTTCATATGAACAAACTTTTTTAGATGGGAAACAAATGAACAGCTGTCAAAATGAAAAGAGTCAATCTTAGAAAAGGAACCGCTTTTGTTTTGGTCTTGGCTAGCTTAGCTTGGCTTCAGTctactctcatccctgaggtggGTTCAATGACCGGCTGACCAAAGGACTTTCAgtatatgtgcgcatttaactttacgtatattattataatataagaaatgaaaaaaattgtcagGAAACCGGCGTGCCTCAGACCCTAAATCTCGACGTCGTGTGTCAGGCAAAGAAATCTTattacctattagattaatattttttagattcttatttaacattcgatcATATTGAAAGAGCAGCTTGTAAGAAATGGCAGCAATATTAAAACActtaccaataaaaatattgagatTTTCATGTCGCAAACTTTGCATAACAAGTAGCACATCGATAGCCTTTCGTTTAAGCTCCAATGTAGCCACAGGAAGGTACTTCATATGCACCGGATCCCCctgaaaaaaactttattttcaaactGACCCCATAATTGTGTAATACCAATTTcgttttactttattactttgtacCGAATCCTTCCATCGGGCGACAGCCTCGAAACGCTACACACTGATGAGGGAGCAGAGGGAGCGAGCGGTCGCTTCAGTAAGTCAGGCTGGTCAGGCAGATCATGTAGTTGTTGTAACCAGCTTAACACACTTTCCATCCCCTCACCAACGCGCCGCTGTTCTTCCGCCGGGAACTCGAAGTCTACTGGAGCCAGCACGACAGCAGTACGTGGACGCCTACGCACGCCACGCCGCCAACTGATTGCACGACGCAGTACAACTACAGTAATCATAACTGCGGCTAGGACCGCACCTGCCGCACTCGCTGCTCCAACCGCGCAGACTGCCTCTCCCGGCATCCGCTCTACTCCAATTTCTTGATAAACTTCTGCGTGATTTATACACCACGCCTCGAAGTCACTACCCCCTTCCCATCTCACATCCGTGTGCCAACTCCCATCTGCCGATTGGGTGGTCTCTGTTAATGATGTTGTAACCAGCTCCCAGGTTGCTGATCCCTCGATCATTTTACTCTCATACAAATCATAAGAGTACATGATGGTTCCGGTATTGTTATACGGTGTTTCAAGCAAGTAGGTATAGGTGTCGATCGGAGCGCGTTCAATAAATAGCAAACTGTTTAGATAATCCGCGGGGTTGAGTCCTTTCAACTtcgtattttgtttaattgtgtTATCAATGTCAACTGAAGCCATCGAATGAAAAGTGGAATTGACTCTgtgatattgaaaatattcgGTCCATTCTAACTGTCGTTCAGTATCATTACGAGCAGATCTTCGTCTTATTTTCgtttttgtattgttagttaaatcgttttgtaattttatattatcataaatgtACGCAAAAGACCGATGTTTTGCAGAATGCATTATTGTCGAAACAAGCGGTCGCCGTACTATTAACACGGGGTGAACTGCATACTGCTTGTTCCGTTCATCATAGTTACGATCATCGCAGATAATAGAAactggaaaataataaataaatcgtttatttgtaAGGAAGTAGTAAATTTagatagattaattaaaaaaccctACAACCATAAAAAATTGGCttgcaaatgttatattttcatcATGTCAGATTAAgaacattaacattttataaaaataagttaagaaatgtataattGTTGGCAAAACTATGGTCCAAATACGCTATGAAGGCATCTTGCCTATAAATCTTGAattttaatcaccttccccttgaaagCAATATATGGCAGTGATTGGAAGGcgattaaatagtttgataGCCATGGCGTAATGATTTTTTAGcgtaacaaaaatgttttaattattcggCACAAAAAGTTTACttacttattacatattatgttgcatttctaaattatttactccttcacatttaaattatacaaattatatatttttccataattttatttaaattttgaataagggaatataaaaataattatttcaaaaaataagtcAGTACACTTACTGTGTGTTTTCTCATTATATTTAGATTGAATATCTGTTTGACGCAGTTGTAATCCTACATCAAGAAGGGCTCGTTCTACTTCTTTCAGGATAGATGTGCAAAGATCCGACTGTTGGTTTCGACTCGCCACCAGCAAAGTGGCACTCCGCCAACGCAGGCGCAGGGCAAGTGCAGCCAGGGCTGCAGCACGCGCGTGTGGGTCAGCGCAGGATGCAGGGGCAAGATTCAGCATGGACAGCGCTCCACACAAGGCAGCGCCACCCCATCCTGCGCTTACCACAACTCCACCTTGAACTGCTATCTTTAAACCAGCTGTCGCAACGTGTTGCTGCCATCCTCTACCACACGTATCtgcaaaaatatgtttattttacgaagaattaacatttataggacttttataaaatcatttattttcagaaTGAGAGCAATTATTAACTatagtgaaatataaataatttacgaaCCGTTGTAGTTCAGAACTGTAAAGGGACGCGGTGGTGAAATTCGCCCAGAGGACGCGATAAAATTCTCGAGAGCCGTTTCCGAGAACAGAAAGGTGTCGTTGAAACCACAGGCCGAGCGAAGTACCAGGAGGAGCGGCGCAGCAGCAGTAGTGGCGACGACGAGCGCAGCGAAGGTGGATAGCGTCGCGAGAGCAGCAGCGAGCATGACCCCGATGGCACTGTGGGCGCTGCGGGCGCTACGGGGCGGCCCTCATGAGGGCAGTGTGTCGATTACACGCTTGGCCGCGTCCTCCACACTTCACCGCCCCACATCAAACTGATCCGAGACCTCTCTCGCTACAAATAAATcgatttaagtttatttttgattatcaCTTTGTACTTAACACCGaacttattttcttattaatcgTTGAACATTTAACGgaattaggtaatatttttttaaatgtaaatattctaCAAGAAGACAGAAGACTACGGTTTCTTCTAATAAGAAATCTTGTgttgctattttaaataagcggCACACTTAAAGccttaaattgtttttgactATTGTTTTGGAAGCCAATAACACAGACagaaattctaaataatattctatgtacatattacagttataaatatattactgaATGAAACACCCATTCTAACACGTCCATTTtagttagtattttaattgtaattaataatgaaattaaataagtatccATAAGTATGTTTGacaataatatacttactaaTTGATTAGTTCACGAAAGATCCAAacgaaaaatgtaatataaattacagtcGATTTTATAACGAAAtagattttttgattttaaaatataagattgcGTAGATATTTCTATTGCTTGTGTATTTGTTTTCCTAGATATAACATAGCGGGTATATAAAATGGCAGACTCATTTCTGATGTGTATATAACCATTAGTAATACTAAAAACACAAatagaaattgtaataattgtaattcgTTAGTAGGATTAGGTCACTATGATTTCAGATATATTTTCACATGAACACTCTGCGAATAATGGATATAAAATTCGACGACAACTGTTCGTTGAGTGTGGTACGAGGTGTAAAGGTTTGAATATACACGTAATTCTTGAGATGTTCCTACCTGAGTGTGTGCAGCGCGCGTAAAGCGTACATTACGCGCCGCAGGAAGCAGCGGGCGCGCGCCGCGTTACGGACGGGACTGCTGGCTGCTTCCGCCCGTTGCCCAATGCCTGCTGATTCGCGCCTGCGCGCACCCTGTTGTTTTCGCCACTTGCGTGATTTGATCCGTGATCTCATTGCTAGCTCATATCGGTGGTTCATTGTGTTTAGGGTAGTTGagtataatttcttaattaggCTGTTTCTGGAAAAAGCTTTTTCTTCGTCTAACCCTCTttcgattttcaaataaacaacGTTCTGTTACGTACTGTTCTTTGGATTCCTATGGCAACTACTAGaactatatagaaatatttattaatttatatataaaataagtaggTACTGGATAGGATAAATAAAGaatcgttaaataaaaattcaaaatcgcTTTCAAAATTCATGACAGTGCTGCTTACTTTATTCAGAACcctatactataattattataatattggatATAACGTTTAATATGATTACAGGCTTTTTGGGGAATAAAAACCAATGAgagtttgtatttttgtatgtacatatattattacagtTCAAATGAGTTCCAAAAGATGGCAGTCAATTAAAATGAACATTAATGTCTGGCTTTGAGtaattttagttagttttagttagcATGCTAAATGTTCACAGTTTTCGAAgtccttaattatttaataacaacaaaaaagatataagttaaaataacgTGGAAGTCAAAAGTCTtagaatttgatattttatgtatgctCAAAAAGTACTCCTCATGTGTGATGTAATCTGTGATCTGTCATTCTCATTCATCTAATCATCTAAAATTCAAAACAGTTTACAGTATACAGATTACAGTCTACAGAACAGCATATTAgtatatgaaacaaatttactttgatactttttaaatttttaataattagtgtTTTAATCTAGCGAAAACTCGTGGTGAAAACTCTTTAAACGTTAAGTGAAAAGTGAGAAGAAATACTTACGGTATAAATAAGATCATTCCGgtttgttgtaaatataatccGTATTTGATAAGAAATAATACTATCAACCtgctattaaaaattcaatcaaaatatgcgaatgaaaattattttttagtttgtaatgcTCATTACTTTGTTGGTAAACTTTAGGAGTATTATggactatattaatatagttccATTGgtgtatttgaataaaaagattaatttGACTATCACAGATTTACTTCAAGTTCAGTTGGTTGTTTGAGTATCATAATTTTCCCTAGTTAAATACCAATAGAGATTTCCCCCTGAGCTTCTACTCTGTTTAAGAATTAAtggtatgatatttttattgaaacaaattccTTTAGATTTTGGATTAAGTTCAGTTTGAATGAGAGGTCAGAATTATTGTTTAAGTCATAATTCtgagaattattaattatctagCATTTCTgctaaaattttcatttaacaaacaatcactattatcatataatataaaattaacaataattgataaaatgaatgttaaaatttgaagcaagaatttaaaatttattataaattgtattttgatttaagGAATGTGCACTGAATCTAGAATggtaatttaagttaaaaattttaaagttaactgGAGGTCACcataaaatggaaaaatttaaaaagttatttccCAATAAGGAAGGATTTATTGTAtttgctttatatataatattatttgtttttcaaggtaagacttttacacatttcagaaatatttttctgaatGATGATtgattactaatttaaatatcattttaggTGTTTTCATTACTGCATCTAAAACTGAAAATGGAATATATGATTACAACACAACActagttgtttttttatctgAATTGTTAAAGCTATTCATTTCTGCTGCTctgtatacatttaaaagagGGTAAgtgtaattttcttttcttgtgattaaattgtatacatttaaatagatCATTCACAAtagtatttctttttcagAGATAAACctcatatatttaaagctatttcaaataattataatcttcTGCTCCAGTACTTCATACCATCTTTGCTATATTGTTTCTACAATAATTTagcttttatcaatttatcaCATTATGATCCAACATCATACTATATTCTCCTGCAATTCAGAGTAGTACTGAcagcatttatttttcaggtgAGTAATAACTACCTgataacagtatttataaaaaaaatatataattaaaagattacaatctatatgataaaaatttatcaagtATTCATTTCCTTTCAGTTCCTATTCAAGAAAAAGTTGGCATTTATCCAATGGATATCTCTGGGCATACTTACACTAGGTTGTATGTTAAAGAACTTTGATGCTGCTACAATAACATCCAAGGGAGATCCTGATGGTATCTGGTCtcagatatttaatatttattttgtttcaataaacTTTCAAAACTTCTGTTCATGCTTAGCTGGCacttataatgaatatttgcTCAAAACAAAGGGTTCCAATGTAGACATATTTCTACAAAATGTTTTCATGTATTTGGATTCTGTCATTTGcaacttttttattcttatgtgCAAAGGAGAAGTTCTTACTATGTTTCAAGATTTTCAATCTTTAGGAGATGTGTTTGTGATATTAATCACTGTGAATAGTGCTATTGTAGGAATAGTGACAAGCTTCTTTTTGAAGAATTTGAATTCAATTCTCAAAACATATGCTAGTGCTTTAGAGTTAATAATAACAGCTGtggtatgttatattttattccatatactaattacattttacacaATAGTATCTATTTGTTTAGTTGTTATATCTGTGGCtatgtatttcaaaaatcCAGTTAATAACAGTAATGTTGAGAGTGAACAGACGAGAAAAGACAAAAAACCCCTTTTGGATGTAGTTGTTCAATAGATAGACCAGACAATATAGGATATAACATAAGTtgacaaaaatgtatacaagAATGCCTAGGCTTCTTCAAAATTATCTTACTTCTACTTGTTTAAAACtgcatcaataaaaataaattaaaaattcataattaggatctttctttttttataacattaaaaattcaaaatagttCTATGAGTATCAAATcagaaattcaaaaaataacatgCCAATGCAATATTATAAGATAGCTGTAAAGCCATCATTAGTATATAATTAGCCAAAACAAAGTGATACACATCCTTTAAGATTCTggtttaaatagtattttcaacataataattaatagtgcTATTACTCAAAATTAAGCtaagttataaaattgaattttgaaattttttaagtCATAGAATTGCTAAGATTGTGATTAAGTGGTCTGCATTAGCTAGCAACATAAATTGCTGTAGTCAGATCTAtgaataatcaatatataactaaataagttTTCCAGCATACTCATAAACTACATTTGCTacatcataaattttatatattattcactATTAAGAGGCCATTGGTGTTTTTGGCTAACACAattgcaataattaaattaataaatgatgaaTTTGATGACACTGAAACTAGaatagacaaaataattttactacagattatataaaaaaatttcaaagacATGCCggaatatgattttttatggattttggttgattcaaataaaattaacgttTTACCTAAATAAGCTTGTACATCACACAGTGAGTAATTCAATAAATGAGTCATAACagatatgattttaaataattaaggtaTTGTGGTTTTACCAAAggattatataaattagtattataattttaatattgatatagaAGTGTTGAAAAGTTACAATATTATgagaaagtaattaatatatgtcaaacatttgttgttttaatttaatgccatatatgtataagtaaaatcatttactaatatattaatttacagaaTGCAAAATTGTCAACTGACATgcacttttttaaatgtttatgtcactttttcatttaaagaaTCTTCATTCTTTGAGATACCATACCAgtgcaatattaataaaatgttctagCCTTAGTTTTAGACTGTTAATCTAATCACAAATGATCTAAAAGTTTAACTTCATTGTAATTAAACctaaaatcttataataaagaaaaatgataataaataaatagtataatatctAATGTTTTTCCTATATTTCAATACTTTTTAGTGATTTAAGTACctacaatttttgtttaaattggtTTATACAGCAATGTTGTGACATACTTCTTCCTGTGTCTATGTGTTGCTGATAGCACCATAACTCCATCCTTAATTGATAATGCATACAAATGGTTCAACATCACATGATTGGGTTCTGGTAAAAGTGTTGGCTCacactgaaaattttaatattgttcaaTTATCACTGTCACCTCAAATATGTGGTGTGGCAAAAGGCATACTAATGTAACTAAATTCCATTTATTAAAGCAGAAATAGTACAATAACTATGAATAttcttgttaaataattttttaatatatgaaaatgaaatcaagTGGTCAGTCAAATTTGGTTAActataatctatttttttacactGGAATTAGTAACCATTGGGAGATTTCACATAAGCAAAAGTGtatcaaaattcaaaagtaTGCCAGTTTCCTTACAATGTTTAGCTGAGCACATAGAAACAAACATGCAAAGCTTAGAGCTGAGAGTTAAATGAAgcatattaaagtaaaatataaaattacccTACCGATAATGgtgtatctttatttaaaataacttgcaACAGATGGGGTGGTAATATTGGAGGCCCAGATACTTTTTCCCAAGGTTTGGATTGTGGGATTTCCTGAAAATAAACATCAGGcacattgtaaataatttcctTTCCTTAATATAGaaagatttatttagtttataatagaAACCTGGGAATATTCAGTCTGAGCTGAACTATGTATGCCTTCACTGTCCTTAGCAAGAGCTTGAAATACTTCAAAATCAGACATTTTCACAGTTACCAAATTGTTTTTAGATCCCATACCATTGTCTACaactttctaaaaaaataaaatggcttgttaaaactttaataataaatttattgttcatagtaataatatatttataaaggcctagcaaaataaaaataatatataaaataaaacattaatcaaataataatattaaaatttgtatgtaaagttgaatgttttgtatatgatttttttataaaaatagaagttTCAAGACTTGatcattatcatttataaaaataaaggggTGCCATAGTTGATTACTTACTACTGTAGGATCATGTCTCCATTCTCCATCtacgaaatatttatactGATGCTCACCTTCTGGTAGGTCAATAATAGTTACAAAATCTCCATGAGATTTGACCATGGGAATTGTTTTCCAATCAGTAAATGTTCCACTGATAAAAACCTGTAATGGTTAAAAACAGCATATtagtattgtttaatattaatgtaatttttaaaatgtcaacAAAAGAAACCTGTTTTCCTCCTCCTTCCCATTTGAAGACTGTAGGTAACACTTGAACATCTTCTATATTCTTATTGCTTTCAGTTAATGTATTTGATCTTTTACGGGGCATTGGTTCTTCATCATGATCTTCATGTTCAGGCACAGCTTTTGTATAATATGGAGCTCCTTCTTCAAGGATATTGTCATCGTCTCGACCGCTTCGGTCGTCGTCTGTTTTCTTGTCAAATGTAAAGGCCTCTCCATCTTTCGTTGGAGAAGATGGTCCAACTTCAACATGTTTACTTTGATGATCTTTTGTCCATTCCTTAGGAGGATTACTCCCTGCGTTACCCATAGTTTACTAAGGTAATAAAGGGTACTTCAGACACCGTCACTTCAAAGacattaaaatttcttaaggGTTATTAAatctgaaatgttttatttgtttaatggtatgtaaattgaaattaatattttatgctaTTATGTAAAAACCCACTGAATATAAAACCTTGTTTTTATTCTACAAGGTTCGAACCATTCGAACTATTTAGAACATAATTTTGAAGTTTGAacgaaagatttttatttttttcgccAGTCGCCTACCTACTCACTCATTTTTCACTTGACAGTAGATAAATGACAACTATATTTGCCAATACTTTGCACAAATGAGTATAGACAGTAGAATTATAAGCCGTCTGCCGTATCATAGAAATGACAGATGAATGACATATTTAACATTGAATTTTGCATAttggatttatattttatactttcattttgaaatttgatggaaaaacaaataatttagccataa contains:
- the LOC110994012 gene encoding uncharacterized protein LOC110994012 yields the protein MLAAALATLSTFAALVVATTAAAPLLLVLRSACGFNDTFLFSETALENFIASSGRISPPRPFTVLNYNDTCGRGWQQHVATAGLKIAVQGGVVVSAGWGGAALCGALSMLNLAPASCADPHARAAALAALALRLRWRSATLLVASRNQQSDLCTSILKEVERALLDVGLQLRQTDIQSKYNEKTHISIICDDRNYDERNKQYAVHPVLIVRRPLVSTIMHSAKHRSFAYIYDNIKLQNDLTNNTKTKIRRRSARNDTERQLEWTEYFQYHRVNSTFHSMASVDIDNTIKQNTKLKGLNPADYLNSLLFIERAPIDTYTYLLETPYNNTGTIMYSYDLYESKMIEGSATWELVTTSLTETTQSADGSWHTDVRWEGGSDFEAWCINHAEVYQEIGVERMPGEAVCAVGAASAAGAVLAAVMITVVVLRRAISWRRGVRRRPRTAVVLAPVDFEFPAEEQRRVGEGMESVLSWLQQLHDLPDQPDLLKRPLAPSAPSSVCSVSRLSPDGRIRYKGDPVHMKYLPVATLELKRKAIDVLLVMQSLRHENLNIFIGCVCVARPALVYGAGARGSLQAVLQADELRLDWTFRLSLLTDLVRGMRYLHASPLRAHGCLTSRACLVDARWVLRVSDYGVAQLGHAQGMPIGLRCPRDLLWSAPEVLRVGDAMPPTQSADVFSFSIIMQEVIVRGEPYCMLSFTPEEIVEKLCRPPPLIRPSVSMGAAPPEAVSIMRQCWSEQPEHRPDFDRLHEVFRQLHSGRKVNIMDSMFEMLEKYSNNLEELIKERTEQLDIEKKKTEQLLNRMLPRTVAERLLLGLRVEPEMFEEVSIYFSDIVGFTSIAARATPVQVVDLLNDLYTTFDAAIEQYAVYKVETIGDAYMVVGGLPIRSTDHAQAVATMALHLLHLAGRFRIRHSPSTPLHLRIGLHTGPCCAGVVGLTMPRYCLFGDTVNTASRMESTGAAWRVQVSTATAERLAAAGGFRLRSRGLTQIKGKGAMHTYWLLGKEGFDKPLPTPPPLESEEVLFETDGENDSESSDITNVVDLGRTLTAPQQTVERQSSDPCAQFLGEGNQGGALSAESSPCLRSAVDGMRGSATLGRSMALSGRSSAGAARFRYLRSSLSSCSVAGSLEAPAPRVLRRQWSLERGDALAAAAAGPDSGSMALEPLALRAPPPRPAPPRYRTRADTER
- the LOC110993994 gene encoding UDP-galactose transporter senju, giving the protein MEKFKKLFPNKEGFIVFALYIILFVFQGVFITASKTENGIYDYNTTLVVFLSELLKLFISAALYTFKRGDKPHIFKAISNNYNLLLQYFIPSLLYCFYNNLAFINLSHYDPTSYYILLQFRVVLTAFIFQFLFKKKLAFIQWISLGILTLGCMLKNFDAATITSKGDPDGIWSQIFNIYFVSINFQNFCSCLAGTYNEYLLKTKGSNVDIFLQNVFMYLDSVICNFFILMCKGEVLTMFQDFQSLGDVFVILITVNSAIVGIVTSFFLKNLNSILKTYASALELIITAVVCYILFHILITFYTIVSICLVVISVAMYFKNPVNNSNVESEQTRKDKKPLLDVVVQ
- the LOC110993995 gene encoding 5'-AMP-activated protein kinase subunit beta-1, producing MGNAGSNPPKEWTKDHQSKHVEVGPSSPTKDGEAFTFDKKTDDDRSGRDDDNILEEGAPYYTKAVPEHEDHDEEPMPRKRSNTLTESNKNIEDVQVLPTVFKWEGGGKQVFISGTFTDWKTIPMVKSHGDFVTIIDLPEGEHQYKYFVDGEWRHDPTVKVVDNGMGSKNNLVTVKMSDFEVFQALAKDSEGIHSSAQTEYSQEIPQSKPWEKVSGPPILPPHLLQVILNKDTPLSCEPTLLPEPNHVMLNHLYALSIKDGVMVLSATHRHRKKYVTTLLYKPI